In Suricata suricatta isolate VVHF042 unplaced genomic scaffold, meerkat_22Aug2017_6uvM2_HiC HiC_scaffold_1667, whole genome shotgun sequence, the genomic stretch gctgtgtgtcaggcccCGGTCCCCTGCCGCCTTCTCATCCCAGGGCACCGGGAGACTCTGTGGGCTGAGCTCAAGGCCGGGGCCGAGTCTGGCTGGGACTTCTCTTCGCGCTGGCTCGTCGGAGGCCCGAACCCCAGCCTGCTCAGCAGCATCAGGACCAGCAGGCTCGTGCCCGTTGACCTCAACGCCTTCCTGTGCCAGGCAGAGGGGCTGATGAGCGACTTCTACTCCAGACTGGGTGAGCTTGCCctcgggaggggagggagacaggtgCTCGGCCCGCCTCGGTCATGGAGCTGGAAGTTAGGACACTGGGTACCAGTCCACACGTCCAGACTCCCTCTGCTCCCATGTCCCGTCACATCAGGGGACCCGTATGGACGGTGTCCTCCTAGGATGGACGCAATCCAAGGCCGTGTGCTCAGGAAGTGCCGGGCCCTGGAGGTCCGTAATGGGGCCCCAGGGTGCACGTGCCCTTGGCGTCAGGACTTCTAGCCCTTGGGAAGGACAACAGGAGGCGGCCAAAGTAGGTCTCCTGAAGGCACGGGGCCCAAAGTCAGGTTACCAGGTTGCTCAGTCTGAAGGCAGTGTCGCCCCAGGGAACGACCTCCAAGCCGCAAAATACAGAAATTTGCGGGAACAGCGCTTGGCCGCCATGAAGGCCATCCTGTGGGATGAGGAGCGAGGTGCCTGGTTTGACTATGACCTGGACAACGGGAGGAAGAACCCAGAATTCTACCCCTCCAACCTCGCTCCCCTCTGGTCCGGCTGTTTCTCTGACCCGGGAGTCGCGGACAAGGCTCTGAGATATCTGGAGGTGAGGGGGGCAGCAGGGCAGGCTGGGGCCCCCGGGGCAGAACCACCTGCTCTGGCCCTGACCCTGAGCCAgtgacctcccctcccctgcccctctctgtgcACGAGCCTGCCGGTCCTGCTGGAGCCACCAGGGGGCAGCTgtgagccaggaagagagagTCCAGGAAGGGGAACATCTGGCTTTAGGAGGGCCCAGCCCCTGGCTCCTCATCCAGTCCCCACCCACAGTTTGAGGAATGTCTGGAACCTTCCAGGACAGCCAGATCTTGACCTACCAGTCCGGGATCCCGACCTCCCTCCGGAAGACGGGCCAGCAGTGGGACTTCCCCAATGCCTGGGCCCCCTTGCAGGACCTGGTCATCAGAGGTGGGACGCAGCACCGGCCACATCCCAGCGCCTGACCCCCCTGCATCGAGAGGGTCGGCCCCCTGACACTGGGGAGGTgtggacagaggaggggaggtcTTCCTCTGGCTCTTCTGTTCTGGTGGCTTCCCACTCAGACATTATGTCCGCCCCCACCTGCCCAGGGACCCcggcccccttcctccctccacacccAGGC encodes the following:
- the LOC115284714 gene encoding trehalase-like, with protein sequence GLRRAWLRPRDNIGTLALELDFWTENRTVSVTSAGKSYFLNHYWVPFGGPRPESYSKDAELAASVPGGHRETLWAELKAGAESGWDFSSRWLVGGPNPSLLSSIRTSRLVPVDLNAFLCQAEGLMSDFYSRLGNDLQAAKYRNLREQRLAAMKAILWDEERGAWFDYDLDNGRKNPEFYPSNLAPLWSGCFSDPGVADKALRYLEDSQILTYQSGIPTSLRKTGQQWDFPNAWAPLQDLVIRGGTQHRPHPSA